The following proteins are encoded in a genomic region of Fusarium oxysporum f. sp. lycopersici 4287 chromosome 1, whole genome shotgun sequence:
- a CDS encoding TTK protein kinase (At least one base has a quality score < 10), whose translation MATASPTPMGNGLVRRTSQRQALRRLPSRPIMNHSDNFHGSTNAALPKGYNPKPQQFHDDSSEDEIPVPMKLSALTKALLNDGAPTSTEQAPSPPRTRRRTSALNASTSSATETRRHRRSGSAQAHDTRSSRQASPTPATSREISPVRKRVVRLSNTPQSLSQMKPTKRRSTSVSRSNQRSRPHSRPGSRDMSSDERQDSKHDSQLDVNTPAQGGRVVRINAGSPSNRSRVGSTGPSSGRSMERSMLDRSAIEDNDQPEEPATVARNPPPFHQGSVSRYPSTSTRTRPEDNINLQSSMRVKRVSKVAGSFLSGPARRGRRRQSEEEGEANADGELILSSQEAESQPGEDQHAASYYGDGIRDFNSGSPVSGQAAARAVHRRNASNMDLRLGSARASRETSPREPTPEVQVPEPEPKSEQEEEIHYRLPAPRPELPSGRDQENDVQASLKRTKPSMEVLLDKMPKRPMSADPAPLRTVSPDRKPLASMARNTPLRQAPPPPPKMSVLEAATTTAGAATTTQAKQRRNILRVNGVAYTRLDCLGRGGSGKVYRVAAENGKMFALKRVSLENADDSTIKGYLGEIDLLKKLGEVERVIKLFDCEMNTEKQVLTLLMEIGELDFNTFLRKRYNPEAAKFDPVFVRFYWKEMLECLQAVHQCDIVHSDLKPANFVLVKGQLKLIDFGIANAIQTDETVNVHRETQVGTPNYMSPESLMDSNNPRGGRVPGRPKLMKLGKPSDIWSLGCILYQMVYGLPPFGHIANQMSRCQAIINWDHDIEFPSRGMGGMSVPPSLIRTMKRCLNRDHHMRPTCEELLHESDPFLYPAELTDKALPIDEELLARIIQSVVTRCRERMPTESESLSVWPQAYWASVKKAMAGRM comes from the exons ATGGCGACAGCTTCGCCGACGCCCATGGGCAATGGTCTTGTCCGACGAACATCCCAGCGGCAAGCTTTAAGGAGATTGCCATCGCGACCCATTATGAATCACAGCGACAACTTCCATGGTTCAACGAATGCTGCTCTCCCTAAGGGCTACAATCCCAAACCCCAGCAATTCCACGACGACAGCTCCGAGGATGAGATCCCAGTACCTATGAAGCTGAGCGCTCTCACCAAGGCGCTTCTAAACGACGGCGCTCCTACATCAACAGAGCAAGCTCCTTCACCTCCCCGGACGCGGCGACGTACCAGTGCCCTGAACGCGTCCACATCATCAGCGACTGAGACACGCCGGCACAGAAGATCCGGAAGCGCCCAGGCCCATGATACAAGGTCTTCAAGACAAGCTAGCCCGACACCAGCTACAAGCAGAGAAATAAGTCCGGTACGAAAGAGGGTTGTAAGATTAAGCAACACACCTCAGAGTCTCAGCCAAATGAAGCCAACAAAGCGACGCTCAACTTCAGTCTCCCGATCAAATCAACGATCTCGACCTCACAGCCGACCTGGTAGCCGCGATATGTCTTCTGACGAGAGACAGGATTCCAAGCATGATTCTCAATTGGACGTGAACACACCTGCACAAGGTGGACGCGTCGTCCGAATTAATGCTGGTTCTCCAAGCAACAGGAGTCGAGTTGGCTCCACTGGCCCTTCTTCAGGGAGGTCGATGGAGCGATCCATGCTAGATAGATCTGCTATTGAGGACAACGACCAACCTGAAGAGCCAGCCACAGTCGCGCGAAATCCTCCTCCCTTCCACCAAGGCAGTGTCTCTCGATACCCTTCAACAAGTACAAGGACACGACCTGAGGATAATATTAACCTACAGAGTTCAATGCGTGTGAAGCGTGTTAGCAAGGTTGCAGGTAGCTTTTTGAGCGGACCAGCCCGACGCGGTCGCCGAAGGCAGAGCGAAGAGGAGGGGGAGGCCAACGCCGATGGAGAATTGATATTGTCTAGTCAGGAAGCTGAGAGTCAACCCGGGGAGGATCAACATGCCGCTTCATATTATGGAGACGGTATTCGAGATTTCAACTCAGGAAGCCCAGTAAGCGGACAAGCCGCTGCGAGGGCAGTCCATCGCCGTAATGCTTCCAACATGGACCTACGCCTAGGCTCTGCAAGAGCATCCAGGGAAACATCACCTCGTGAGCCTACACCAGAGGTTCAGGTTCCCGAGCCCGAACCGAAGTCTGaacaggaggaggagattcaTTACAGACTCCCCGCACCTCGTCCAGAACTCCCCTCAGGTCGGGATCAAGAGAACGATGTCCAAGCAAGCCTCAAGAGGACGAAGCCATCAATGGAGGTTCTTCTGGACAAGATGCCAAAAAGACCGATGAGCGCTGACCCTGCTCCCCTAAGAACAGTCTCACCCGACCGAAAGCCTCTTGCTTCTATGGCTAGAAATACTCCCCTTCGCCAGGCTCCACCGCCACCTCCCAAGATGTCTGTCCTCGAGGCTGCCACTACTACTGCGGGTGCTGCTACGACTACACAGGCAAAGCAAAGGAGGAATATTCTGCGGGTGAATGGCGTAGCCTATACTCGACTTGACTGTCTTGGCCGAGGTGGCAGTGGAAAGGTGTACCgtgttgctgctgagaatggcaagatgTTTGCTCTGAAGCGGGTCTCTCTTGAGAATGCAGATGACTCGACCATCAAGGGCTATCTTGGTGAGATTGAtcttttgaagaagcttggagaGGTGGAGCGAGTTATCAAGCTGTTTGACTGTGAGATGAATACAGAGAAGCAAGTTCTCACTTTG CTTATGGAGATTGGAGAACTCGACTTCAACACTTTTTTGAGAAAACGGTATAACCCCGAGGCTGCCAAGTTCGATCCAGTCTTTGTACGATTTTACTGGAAAGAGATGCTCGAGTGTTTGCAAGCAGTTCACCAGTGTGATATTGTCCACTCTGACCTCAAGCCTGCCAATTTTGTGCTTGTGAAGGGTcagctcaagctcattgactttggcatTGCGAACGCTATTCAAACCGACGAGACTGTCAACGTCCACCGTGAGACTCAGGTTGGAACACCCAATTACATGTCACCTGAGTCTCTCATGGACTCAAATAACCCCCGGGGTGGCCGCGTTCCAGGTCGGCCTAAGCTTATGAAATTGGGCAAGCCCAGTGACATATGGTCTCTGGGTTGCATTTTGTATCAGATGGTTTATGGCCTCCCTCCATTTGGCCACATCGCCAACCAGATGTCAAGGTGTCAAGCCATCATTAACTGGGATCACGACATCGAGTTTCCTTCACGCGGCATGGGAGGCATGTCCGTTCCCCCTTCACTCATCCGCACTATGAAGCGCTGTCTTAACCGCGATCACCATATGCGACCAACCTGCGAGGAGTTATTGCACGAGTCCGACCCCTTCTTATACCCCGCAGAGCTCACCGACAAGGCCCTCCCCATTGACGAGGAGCTGCTTGCCAGAATCATCCAGAGCGTGGTGACGAGATGCCGGGAGCGCATGCCAACAGAGAGCGAAAGCTTAAGCGTCTGGCCACAGGCTTATTGGGCCAGTGTTAAGAAAGCGATGGCCGGGAGAATGTGA
- a CDS encoding ribosome biogenesis protein n encodes MPQNEYMERWRKLHGRRLDHEERVRKRTAREGHKASQDAQNLRGLRAKLYQQKRHKEKIQMKKAIKAHEERNVKTADEKEPTTPMPSYLLDRTNPSTAKALSSAIKNKRAEKAAKFAVPLPKVRGISEEEMFKVVKTGKKIQKKAWKRMVTKPTFVGPDFTRRNPKHERFIRPMGLRYKKANVTHPELGVTVQLPIISVKKNPQNPLYTQLGVLTKGTVIEVNVSELGLVTAGGKVVWGRYAQVTNNPENEGCINSVLLV; translated from the exons ATG CCTCAGAACGAGTATATGGAAAGATGGCGAAAGCTACACGGTCGCCGTCTTGATCATGAGGAACGAGTTCGCAAGCGTACCGCCCGTGAGGGCCACAAAGCCTCTCAGGATGCCCAGAACCTGCGTGGTCTCCGAGCCAAGCTGTACCAGCAGAAGCGACATAAGGAGAAGAttcagatgaagaaggccatcaAGGCGCACGAGGAGCGCAACGTCAAGACCGCGGACGAGAAGGAGCCCACAACACCTATGCCCTCTTACCTGTTGGACCGCACAAACCCCTCGACTGCCAAGGCTCTCAGCAGcgccatcaagaacaagcgaGCTGAGAAGGCGGCCAAGTTTGCCGTTCCCCTGCCCAAGGTCCGAGGTATcagcgaggaggagatgttcaaggttgtcaagaccggcaagAAGATCCAAAAGAAGGCCTGGAAGCGCATGGTCACCAAGCCTACCTTTGTTGGACCCGACTTCACTCGACGCAACCCCAAGCACGAGCGCTTCATTCGACCTATGGGTCTCCGTTATAAGAAGGCCAATGTCACACACCCCGAGCTTGGTGTCACTGTCCAGCTCCCCATCATTAGCGTCAAGAAGAACCCCCAGAACCCTCTTTACACCCAGCTGGGTGTTTTGACCAAGGGTACCGTTATCGAGGTCAACGTCAGCGAGCTTGGTCTCGTCACCGCCGGTGGAAAGGTCGTCTGGGGTCGCTATGCGCAGGTTACTAACAACCCGGAGAATGAGGGCTGCATCAACAGTGTATTGCTGGTGTAA
- a CDS encoding protein arginine N-methyltransferase 1 — MSGDKMDVEIAEQKMNSMEHSEQHYFKSYDHHGIHEEMLKDEVRTRSYMNAIMQNKHIFKDKVVLDVGCGTAILSMFAAKAGAKHVIGVDMSTIIFKAREIVKVNGLSDKITLLQGKMEEVELPFPKVDIIISEWMGYFLLYESMLDTVLYARDTYLQKDGLIFPDKATIFFAGIEDGDYKEDKIEFWNDVYGFDYTPLKATALSEPLVDTVEVKAAVTEPTAVLTLDLYKCTTDDLAFQVPFKLSVTRDDFVHALVSWFDIDFTACHKPIRFSTGPHTKYTHWKQTVFYFEDVLTVQQGEQIALNLDVRPNSKNRRDLDIKISYELETEDANRASKGALEYRMC; from the exons ATGAGCGGCGATAAGATGGATGTCGAGATTGCTGAGCAAAAGATGAATTCTATGGAGCATAGCGAGCAGCATTACTTCAAGAG CTACGATCACCATG GTATCCACGAGGAGATGTTG AAAGATGAGGTCCGCACACGATCGTACATGAACGCTATCATGCAAAACAAGCACATTTTTAAGGACAAGGTggtccttgatgttggctgTGGTACGGCCATTCTCTCCAT GTTCGCCGCTAAGGCTGGTGCCAAACATGTTATTGGTGTGGATATGtccaccatcatcttcaaggcCCGTGAGATCGTCAAGGTTAACGGTCTTTCCGACAAGATCACCCTTCTTCAGGGCAAGATGGAGGAGGTCGAGCTGCCTTTCCCCAAggttgatatcatcatctcAGAGTGGATGGGCTACTTCCTTCTATATGAGTCCATGCTCGACACCGTTCTTTACGCCCGAGACACTTATCTCCAGAAGGATGGCTTGATCTTCCCTGACAAGGCCACTATCTTCTTCGCTGGTATTGAGGATGGCGATTACAAGGAGGACAAGATTGAGT TCTGGAACGATGTTTATGGCTTCGACTACACCCCCCTCAAGGCCACTGCTCTCTCCGAGCCCCTCGTTGATACCGTCGAGGTCAAGGCCGCTGTCACCGAACCCACCGCCGTCCTCACGCTCGATCTTTACAAGTGCACCACAGACGATTTGGCTTTCCAGGTCCCCTTCAAGCTCTCTGTTACCCGCGATGACTTCGTCCACGCCCTGGTCTCGTGGTTCGACATCGACTTCACCGCCTGCCACAAGCCCATCCGCTTCTCCACTGGCCCACATACCAAGTACACCCACTGGAAGCAGACCGTCTTCTACTTCGAGGATGTTCTCACCGTCCAGCAGGGCGAGCAGATTGCTCTCAACCTTGATGTCCGACCCAACTCCAAGAACAGACGTGATCTTGACATCAAGATCTCCTACGAGTTGGAAACTGAGGATGCCAACCGTGCCTCCAAGGGTGCGCTTGAGTACCGCATGTGCTAA
- a CDS encoding phosphoacetylglucosamine mutase: protein MSDDKFLAASAKHPIVPNHVYKYGTAGFRMKADLLDGVSFRVGLLSGLRSRKLNGQAIGVMITASHNPAVDNGVKIVDPMGEMLEQEWETYATKLVNSPSDQELLDNYKALASQLKIDLSSPGRVIYGRDTRPSGHSLVAALADAFEATNTEYTDYKILTTPQLHYLTRCVNTEGTPKAYGKVSEQGYYEKMSEAFTRALRGRKPQGQLIVDCANGVGGPKLSEFLKVLPQGTIDIKVVNDDVLRPEVLNLDSGADFVKTKQRAPPSPKPVPGARCCSLDGDADRLIYYWVDPETGFFMLDGDRISSLNASFIGDLVRSAGLADDLRIGVVQTAYANGASTNYIEKHLQLPVVFTPTGVKHLHHAACQFDVGVYFEANGHGTVVFSQEAIRAFRETEPQSPAQKDALDTLAAVSDLINQTVGDAISDMLMVEVILAHKGWTLKDWAMTYNDLPNRLVRVEVGNKDLFQTTDAERRLSHPVGAQDEIDQCVKKYTSARSFARASGTENACRVYAEAATRSEADELANKVAQIVKQFGS, encoded by the exons ATGTCTGACGACAAGTTTCTCGCCGCTTCGGCAAAACACCCTATTGTGCCTAACCATGTCTACAAATATGGCACTGCGGGGTTCCGTATGAAGGCcgatcttcttgatggtgTTTCGTTCCGTGTCGGTCTCCTGTCTGGTCTTCGAAGCCGTAAGCTCAATGGCCAGGCCATTGGTGTCATGATCACTGCTAGCCACAACCCAGCTGTCGACAATGGTGTCAAGATCGTTGACCCCATGGGCGAGATGCTTGAACAGGAGTGGGAGACTTATGCTACCAAGCTCGTTAATTCTCCTTCTGATCAGGAGCTTCTCGACAACTACAAGGCTCTGGCTTCTCAGCTTAAGATTGATCTCTCCTCTCCTGGCCGCGTCATCTATGGCCGTGACACTCGTCCTTCAGGCCACTCCCTcgttgctgccctcgccgATGCTTTCGAGGCTACCAACACAGAGTACACCGACTACAAGATCCTCACCACCCCCCAGCTTCACTACCTGACCCGATGCGTCAACACCGAGGGCACCCCTAAGGCCTATGGCAAGGTTAGCGAGCAGGGTTACTACGAGAAAATGTCCGAGGCTTTTACTCGCGCTCTTCGAGGCCGCAAGCCCCAGGGACAGCTTATCGTGGATTGCGCCAACGGTGTTGGAGGTCCCAAGCTCTCTGAGTTCCTCAAGGTCTTGCCTCAAGGTACCATCGACATCAAGGTTGTTAACGATGACGTCCTCCGGCCCGAGGTTCTGAACCTCGAT TCTGGAGCGGACTTCGTCAAGACGAAGCAGCGAGCCCCTCCCAGCCCGAAGCCCGTCCCCGGCGCCCGATGCTGCTCTCTCGATGGTGATGCCGATCGTCTGATTTACTACTGGGTCGATCCTGAGACAGGCTTCTTCATGCTCGATGGCGATCGTATTTCTTCTCTCAATGCCTCTTTCATTGGTGACCTCGTTCGATCTGCCGGCCTTGCTGATGACCTCCGTATTGGCGTTGTTCAGACCGCCTATGCCAACGGTGCCAGCACGAACTATATTGAGAAGCACCTTCAGCTTCCCGTCGTCTTCACTCCTACTGGTGTGAAGCATTTGCACCACGCTGCTTGTCAGTTCGACGTTGGTGTTTACTTCGAGGCTAATGGTCACGGTACTGTTGTCTTCTCTCAGGAGGCCATCCGTGCTTTCCGTGAGACCGAGCCTCAGTCTCCTGCCCAGAAGGATGCTCTCGACACCCTCGCTGCCGTCAgcgatctcatcaaccagaCTGTTGGCGATGCTATTTCCGATATGCTCATGGTTGAAGTCATTCTCGCCCACAAGGGCTGGACTCTCAAAGATTGGGCCATGACCTACAATGACCTCCCTAACCGTCTTGTTCGCGTTGAAGTTGGCAACAAGGACCTGTTCCAGACCACGGATGCTGAGCGGCGCCTCAGCCACCCTGTGGGTGCTCAGGATGAGATCGACCAGTGTGTTAAGAAGTACACTAGTGCCCGATCCTTTGCTAGAGCCAGTGGTACTGAGAACGCGTGCCGTGTCTATGCTGAGGCTGCTACTCGCTCCGAGGCTGATGAACTCGCTAACAAGGTCGCTCAAATCGTGAAGCAGTTTGGTTCTTAA
- a CDS encoding crossover junction endonuclease MUS81, which translates to MDDADSANPQLLAWVKEWLDLARERNSKGVTTYRTAYNSLKACPITFEHPAQLQQLKGFGPKLCERLEQQLKKLCEQNGLPMPPHPRSRKAVPVAGVDNGESSSRPAKKARKPKAYVPALRSGAFALVVGLSTLDEDSSVGMTKAELIEVAQLHCDSSFSAPSDPTKFYTAWNSMKTLLQKELVYERGRPLRRYALTDEGWEVAKRIKDTEHWQAENGRAKDPTSAQPVNPVCQPKSNHRPRSPSIEIFEPAKAPSEYQNVVSDGPTVSDDNSLPNFTPIRLPPGSFTVNLVLDVREVRAKTDRDYMQEELAKLGAKPIMRSMELGDAQWIAKCHDPNLLVSQGAEGDEVILDWIVERKRLDDLIGSIKDGRFHEQKFRLQRSGVRKVIYIIEEISMDPEVTSRYTEAVRSAIASTQVVNGYFVKRTAKMDDTVRYLARMTAMLKRTYESKPLNVIPTKILTSQNYLPLLKHLRESISPDWYITYPAFSSLASKSESITLRDVFLKMLMTTKGVTGERALEIQKRWKTPYDFVKGFEACGSGEQGLKRKRELVFSQTSHLVGRKKFTKALSTKIAEVWGDA; encoded by the coding sequence atggatgatgccgATTCGGCCAACCCGCAGCTGCTGGCTTGGGTCAAAGAATGGCTCGATCTGGCGCGCGAACGCAATTCGAAAGGTGTTACAACTTACAGAACTGCTTATAATTCGTTAAAAGCATGTCCAATCACCTTTGAACACCCTGCACAGTTGCAGCAGCTCAAAGGTTTCGGCCCCAAACTCTGTGAACGCCTTGAGCAGCAATTAAAGAAACTCTGCGAACAAAATGGCCTGCCTATGCCCCCACACCCCAGGTCTCGTAAGGCGGTACCAGTTGCTGGAGTCGACAATGGCGAGAGCTCTTCAAGGCCTGCCAAAAAAGCACGGAAGCCTAAAGCATATGTTCCTGCTTTACGCTCTGGAGCCTTTGCCTTAGTAGTTGGCCTTTCTACATTGGATGAAGACTCTTCTGTTGGAATGACAAAGGCGGAACTCATCGAAGTTGCACAACTGCATTGCGACTCATCTTTCTCAGCTCCTAGCGACCCTACCAAATTTTACACTGCCTGGAACTCGATGAAAACTTTGCTGCAAAAGGAATTGGTGTACGAAAGAGGACGACCTCTACGGAGATACGCCTTAACTGATGAAGGATGGGAAGTTGCAAAACGTATAAAAGACACTGAGCACTGGCAGGCCGAGAATGGAAGAGCTAAAGACCCGACTTCAGCACAGCCTGTTAATCCAGTTTGCCAACCAAAATCCAATCATAGGCCTAGGTCGCCTTCGATTGAAATTTTCGAACCGGCGAAAGCGCCTTCAGAATACCAAAACGTTGTGTCTGATGGCCCAACAGTGTCGGACGACAATTCGTTGCCAAATTTTACACCAATTCGACTACCTCCGGGATCCTTTACTGTTAACTTAGTGCTAGACGTTCGCGAGGTCAGAGCGAAGACTGATCGCGATTACATGCAAGAGGAGCTTGCAAAACTGGGCGCAAAACCCATCATGCGCAGTATGGAACTTGGAGATGCCCAGTGGATCGCAAAATGCCATGATCCAAATCTGCTCGTATCACAAGGTGCTGAGGGCGATGAGGTCATTTTGGACTGGATTGTTGAAAGGAAACGCCTTGATGACCTGATTGGGAGTATCAAGGATGGCAGATTCCACGAGCAAAAGTTTCGTCTGCAGCGATCAGGTGTGAGGAAAGTTATTTACATCATCGAAGAGATCTCCATGGACCCGGAAGTAACATCTAGATATACCGAAGCCGTCCGGTCAGCCATTGCCTCCACACAAGTAGTCAATGGCTACTTTGTGAAGAGGACGGCAAAAATGGACGACACAGTCAGGTATCTTGCTCGCATGACAGCGATGCTGAAGCGGACATACGAGAGCAAACCACTCAACGTCATTCCTACCAAAATTCTTACATCTCAGAATTATCTTCCTCTGCTAAAGCACCTGAGAGAATCTATATCTCCAGACTGGTATATCACTTATCCCGCCTTTTCGTCACTTGCATCCAAGTCAGAGTCTATAACCCTGCGAGACGTATTTTTGAAAATGCTTATGACCACCAAGGGCGTCACGGGAGAAAGAGCGCTCGAGATTCAGAAGCGTTGGAAAACTCCATATGATTTTGTCAAGGGTTTTGAGGCCTGCGGAAGTGGCGAACAGGGGCTGAAACGCAAACGCGAGCTGGTCTTTAGTCAGACAAGTCATCTTGTCGGACGAAAGAAGTTTACCAAGGCTTTGAGCACCAAAATTGCAGAAGTCTGGGGTGATGCATGA
- a CDS encoding riboflavin synthase, alpha subunit encodes MFTGIVEEVGVVSNLNTNDSTGGTSLTISIPSGSKLLSDCHDGDSISVNGVCLTVTSFTPEAFTIGVAPETLRITNLGDLKEGSNVNLERAVRADTRMGGHFVQGHVDTTAEILSVEKDGNALTFRFQPARKDMLRYIVYKGFIAIDGTSLTVTKVNDDEAWWEVMLIAYTQERVVVAQKKKGDTVNVEVDMMAKYAEKSLGGVVGSEPGAAASFPFIEKIVERIVAQGFGGKP; translated from the exons ATGTTTACCGgaattgttgaagaagtggGAG TTgtctccaacctcaacaccaatgaCTCAACAGGAGGCACCTCTCTGACCATTTCCATTCCTTCTGGCTCAAAGCTCCTCTCAGACTGCCATGACGGCGACTCCATTTCTGTCAACGGCGTCTGCCTTACAGTCACATCCTTCACCCCCGAGGCTTTCACCATTGGCGTTGCCCCCGAAACTCTACGCATCACCAACTTAGGCGATCTCAAGGAGGGCAGTAACGTCAACCTTGAGCGTGCTGTTCGGGCTGATACCCGCATGGGCGGCCACTTTGTTCAGGGTCATGTCGACACTACTGCCGAGATCCTCTctgttgagaaggatggcaATGCCTTGACCTTCCGGTTCCAACCAGCCCGCAAGGATATGCTGCGGTACATTGTGTACAAGGGTTTTATCGCCATCGATGGCACAAGCTTGACTGTCACCAAGGtcaacgatgatgaagcaTGGTGGGAGGTTATGCTGATTGCGTACACCCAAGAGAGGGTTGTCGTggcgcagaagaagaagggtgacaCTGTCAatgttgaggttgatatGATGGCCAAGTATGCAGAGAAGTCTCTGGGCGGTGTTGTTGGCTCGGAACCTGGAGCTGCTGCCTCGTTTCCCTTTATTGAGAAGATCGTTGAGAGAATCGTGGCCCAGGGATTCGGCGGAAAGCCATGA